The genome window CCGCTTATGGTCGCTCGCCGGCAAATCGTGATTGTACTTGTTGTACAGTCCCTGCTGGTCGATGTACGGCAGAAGCATCGTCCAGCCGCGGGTGTTGCGGATCGGGTTGGGGGCGAATCCCACTTCGCATTCGCCGGGATTCACGACGGAGAACGGAAAGATCCCATGGGTCTCATGGTAACTGTGGAGAGCGATGCCGATCTGCTTGAGGTTGTTCTGACACTGCGACCGGCGGGCCGCTTCCCGGGCCTGCTGGACGGCCGGAAGTAGAATTGCCACCAGGACCGCGATGATGGCGATGACGACGAGCAGCTCGATGAGTGTGAAACCTCGCGCACGCCGACGCCGAACACATGCTGTGAACATGAAGAGCAGACTCCGCGCTATGAGTTGGGAAGGGACTGATGTGAAGGGATTTTGATTCTTCACACAAATCTGCATCAGTGTCAACCGATGCGTTGCTGCAAATCGAAGCACCTGAGTGGATCGAGTCGCGGCGAACCCCGAACGCCTAGAGGGGATTGCGTCGTCAAGAAGCACGGACGCCTGGGAGATGAAGGGCCACGAGACCGACCGCGGAGTCCCCTTACGGCACCCACAGGATGGCGATCACGACGAGCACGATCGTCCCCACGACCGCCGTCAGGACGCCGCTCATCCGCTTGCGGCGGAGGTAAAAGATCAACACGAAGCCGGTGATCGAGACGAACACCATCAGCAGCGCGGTAACGTCGATGACCCAGGACCAGACCTCGCCGCTGTCGCGCCCCTTGTGGAGGTCGTTCATGACCGCCATCAGCCCCATGACGGTCTGCGTGGCGTTGTAGGTCCCGGCCGCGCGGTCGATGAAGACGTCCGCGGCGTAACCCGGGCCCTTGAAGAGGACCATGCACTCGTAGTCGTCGATCCGGAACTCGCTCACCGCGCCGCGGAGGCCGTGCTCCTTCCGCAGGTGCTCGACGACTTCCAGCTTCGCAACGGTCTCGTTCGCCGGCGCGGCGCCAGTCTCTGATGCTGCCGGATCGCTCTCCGCCCCCTCCGGCGCCGCCTCCATCGGCCGCGGCGCCACCCACGCCGTCGGCAGGCTCCCCTTCAGCTCCGTGACGGTCTGAACGTCCCCGCCGAACCACGTCGGGTGGTTCAGCGTGATCCCCGTTACGGCAAAGAACATCAGGGCCGCAAAGCCGATCAGCGACACATAGATGTGCAGCCACCGCACGGCCGACGCGAAGCGGTTCGAAAGGCTTCGCGGCGGACGGGGCTTGGGCTGGCTCCCCGTGGAGGGGGTTCCGTTCGGACCGACTTCACTTGGCCGCCGGCTTGGACTCACCTGCGGGGGCACCTGCGGCGGGGACAGCTGCTCGATATTCGTAAGCGGCGGACTCGAATTCGACATTGCCTTTAAGCTTCGTAACCGCGATCGGGTCAGCCCCGAGCGTGAGAGGGTGGCGGATGATCTGGTACGTGCCGTGTTCGCGAGCCGCTTCCAGGTACAGGGTGTACTTGCCGGGCTTGAGCGGTTTCCCGGCGTCGTCGGTCCCGTCAAACACCGCCTTGTATTCGCCAGGACCGCGCGTCGCCCCGGAGATGACGCCAATCAGGTCCGTCTGGTCCGCCAGTTTGCGGGTCCGGTCGTTCCGATACCAGCGAATCAGGTCTCGATGCCACCGCGGCCCGGGCTGCTTGTTGTCGAGAAACAGGAGGGCCGTCTTCACCGGGAACTCGTCGGCGTCCTCCAGCCAGACCGCCACATACGGCCGGCGGTACCCCGGCTCGCTCGGCTTGGCGAGCGTGATATTGACGACCAGCGACAGCAGTTTGCCGTCTGCCGCGTTCTCTTCGCTCTTGGCCTCCTTCGCGTCCCCCTTGGCGTCTTCCGCGGCGACGAACTGCGTCGCCCGGGCACCGAGCCGGAACAGCCCCGGCTGCCCGCGATCATTCCAGCCCGACGACTCCTGCCGCGAACCGTCCGCCAGGACAAGCAGGCACTCCGTCTCCGGCAGCGACTCGATCAGCTTCAGGCTCTCGGCCGGAGGGAGAACATTGCAGATCGTCGCCAGGGCGTCGGCTTCGGCGGAGGTGGGAGCGACGACCGTCGCCCCGGCGATCCCTTCGGCCGGTCGGCCTGTTTTGGGATCGAGGATGTGGGAGTACCAGCGGTCGCCCACCTGGAACCCGCGGCGGTAGTTGCCGCTCGTCGCCAGACCGCCGCCGTGGAGATAGACCGCATCGATCGGCTCGGCATTCACCGCGTCGTTGTGCGGATCCGCGACGGAAACGCGTTCGACGATCGACCCCGCGGCCCGCATGTCGCCGCCGATGCAGACGAGGGCTCCTTGGACCGCCTCCTCGTCCATCGCCCGCAGGCAGGCCCGATCGACGATCAGCCCCTTGGCCAGCGCGTCGAAGTTGAGCGGCACGCTGCCGATCTTCCGGGCCCGGCCCTCGGTCGCGTTAAGCTGCCAGTGCGGCTGCGTCAGGGCGACCGTAGTTTCCTTCAGGACCGCGTCCGACGGCGCGGTTCCCGTCGCCGCGGCGGACCGCCACAGACGGGTCAGGCTCTCGGTCGCCGGCTGGAACGCCCCGCCGCTGGCACGGGTCCACCGCTCGCTCGCCTGGAGGACTTCCAGCAGCTCCGGCGAGATCGCGACCGACTCGCCGCCGCCGCTCCGCTGCCAGCGGCTCAGCTCGCTCGCCGGATCGTAGACGCTCAGGATCCCGGAGAGCCGCTCGATCTCCTTCAGGACAACCGCTTCGGCCCGCTCGGCGGCGGCCGACGAATCGGCATCGACACGGACTTCCAGCGACGTCCCCAGGACACGCTCCCGGTGGAACGTGAACGTCTCGGCCGGGGCACTCGAGGTCCAGACCGCGAGGGCGGTCCCCATCACGCCGGCCGCCCGCAGGCTGGCGACTCGCAGGCGGGGGAACGAAAGGATCGACAGACGAAACCGCATGAAAACTCCAGGGGGCGGAGAGAGACGGTAGGAAGGAAGGGGCCGCCGATGCATCGCCCGAGGCAGGGCGATCAATCGCGGGGAGAGGCAAACGGAGGAACTATCGGGGGGCCGTCGCCGGCGGGGAAGCGGGAGCGGTTCCGGTGGTCCCTTCGCGGGGCGGTCCGTTCCCTTCGCGACTGCCGCCGCCACCACGACGCATCGGTCGTTCGGCGGCTCGGGACTGGAAGTACGCTTCGAGCTCGGAGCGATCGAGCTTGCCGTCCTTGTTCGCATCATGCTCTTCGAGAGCCCGGGCCGCCATCCGCTCGGGGCTGCGGTCGCCGCTGCCGTCGGTCGTGAAGGGGCCGGCCGGGGGGGACTCCGTTGCGGCGGAGGCTTCGATCTCTTCCTTCGTGGCAAACCCATCCTTGTTTGCGTCGGCCCGCTCGATCAGCGGCCGGAACCGTTCGCCGACTTCGTCCTTCGTGAGCTGGCCGTCCCCGTTGCGGTCCATCCGCATCAGGCGGGCGACCAGTTCCGAGCCCGCGCTCCGGGTGTTGCCGCGATCCATACCGCCCGCCGGCTCGACGCCGTAGTCGCGGGATTCCGGTGCGGGATCGAGGAGGGCGATGTGGGCAATCCCTTCCTTCTCGGGATCGAGGCCGTAGAACAGGAGCCGGTCCTGGTACTCGACCATCGTCCGGCTTGCGGCATCGAACGGAAGTTTCTCGAAAGCGACCGTCCAGGCGTTCGACTGCGGATCGAAGGCTTCGACGGAGTCGACCTTCTGGAAGTGCCCGTCGACCTTGGCGAACCCGCCCGAGAGATAGAGCTTGCCGCCGGCAACCGCGAGGCTCGGGAAGACGCGGGCGACCTTGGGCGACGTCCCTTTGGCCCATGCCTTGGCTTCGAAGTCATAGACATCGACCGCGTCGACGATCGTCGACTCTTCGCCGAGTCCGCCGACCGCATAGAATTTTCCGTTCAGGACGGCGGCTCCGAACGAACGCCGCCGTGTTGGAATAGCGGCTTCGGTGACAACCTCAGCTGGCGTCTCGGGCGAGCCGGACCACTTCCAGGTCTCGGCGATCAAGCCGCCGCCGTGTCCGGTCACCTGGCTGCCGCCGAAGATCCAGGCCGCCTCTCCCTGGGAGACGACGGAGAACATCGACCGCGGGCCGGGGAGATGGCCGACTTCATCCGTCCACCCCTTGCTCCGCAGGCGATAGCGGAAGATCGTGTCGGCCGACTGGTACTTCTCACCCGGATTCGCAATTCCCCCCAGGACGTAGATCGACTGGTCGATCCGCTCGCCGGCCAGGAACGCCGCTCCGCTCTGGACTGCCGAGGGCAGCGGAGGAAGTTTTTCGACGGCCCGCGTCGCGAGGTCGAAGCGGTAAGCCTCGTCGACGATCGCTTCCTTCGAGAAATCGTGCGGATTGCGGCTGTTGTTCCCGCCAAAGGCGTAGAGCGAGTTGCCGGTCAGGAACGGGATCTGTCCCTGCACAACCTTCCCGGCGAACGGGACCGGCCACTCGGAGAGCTTCGGAACCGCATGCTTGTCCGCCGCCAGGTCGATCGCCTCGACGGTCGGCACGTAGGCGCTGCGGGAGATCCCGGCGACCGCGAACAGGGTCGAGCCCTCGTCCGCCACCAGCCGCAGGAAGCTCCGCGGATAGAGAAGCCGCTCCTCCGGAACCCACTCCGACTTCCCTTCATCGAGCGTATAGAGGATGCCGTCCGAGCCGGTGTAGCACAGCTTCCCGCCGCAGCCGAACGCCGAGAGGGCGAACGCCGCAAACTGCGACTTCCCCTTCACCGCCGGCCCTTCGGTCCATGTGTCGGTCTTGGGATCGTAAGCGTGGACGAGCGACGTGATCTGGTTCGACTGCGTCATCCCGCCGAGGACCCACACCTTGTGATCGTGGGCCGCGACCGCGAGAGCCCGCTTCACAAACGGCGGCTTGGCAATCGGCTTCCATTCCCCCTTATCGCTGGCGAGGTTATAGACCAGCGCGTCCTCGTGCCACGGGGCCTCCATGACGTTCGTCCCCTGCAGGTTCCACCCGCCGACGACGTACACCTTCCCGTCGACGACCGCCGCATCGAGCGACGACCGGGGCTTCGGCAGCGAAGGGAGATTCGTCCAGCTCTTCGTCTCCGGGTCGAACCGAGAGAACTCATCGAGCGAGTGATAGACCGTCGCTTCCCCCTGCCGGTTGTCGAAGCTCAGCCCGCCGACGCGGTAGATCTTCCCCTCCCAGGCCAGGATCGCCGGGCTCTGCGACGAGTTCTGCATGGGAAGCGTTTCCCAGGCGGCGTCGGGCGTCTTGAGGTTGAGCCGGACAAAGTGCGGCGAGAGGCTGTCCTGCGAGTTCCCCGGAATCCGGCCAACGTGGCCGCCGAAGACGTACAGGTGATCCCCCGCGACCGCGGCCCCGAAGCTCGAGATCCCCTCGGGGAGGTTGGGGAACGGCATCGGCCGCTTGAAGTCCCCCGCGGAGAGCGGCATTGCCGTCAGCAGGAGGAACGTCAGGAGAGTCAATCGAAGCAGCATCGGCAGGGCTCGCGGTTCAACAGACAGAGGGCAGGGGATGGAGCTTGTCAGATTCGATTCCGGGAAACTACGCGCAGTCCGAGTGGACTCCCTGGGCTTCCAGGAGCAGGAGTCGCTGCTGGCAGACGATGACCCGCCGGTAGTCGCCGGCATCGCGGTAGACCTGGATCATCCGCTGCAGGCAGTTCGGACAGCGGATCGACTCGATCTGCGGCGAGGCGAGCCGGCACACAATCCGATAGGCGTCGTCCGAGCGGTCGAACCGCAGCAGGTGCGAGACGAGGCCGATCCGGTAACCGACGTTCTCCGGATCGAGCGCGATCGCCCGGCGGGCCAGCGACTCGGTGTACTCGGGGGGAATCCCGCACCGCGCCGCGTAGTAGCCCATGTCGTAGTAGGCCTGGGCCAGACCGCCGTCGAGCTGCATCGCCTTGCGGGCGGCGTGCATCGCCATCGCCGGCTGGCGGATCGCGTCGAGGCCGGTCGCGACCTGCAGCAGGAGCGGCGCGGTCAGACCCGGATCCTGGAGCAGATTCGCCATCAGGTCGCGGGCGAGGTCGGCTTTGCCGATCCGGATGTAGCCGTGCGTCAGGCAGACCCGCGCGGCGGGGGAGAGCGGAACGAGGAGCGAAGCCCGCTCGATGGCCGAGACCGCCACGGCGACCCGGCCGCGGGCGTAATGAATGAGGCCGGCCAGTTCCCATCCGCGGCCGTCTTCGCGATGGGTCCGCAGATGGAGCTTGAGGAGCCGCAGCGCCTCTTCCAGATCGCCCAGTTCGTAGGCCTCGCGGATCACGTCGTGCGCGGTGGACATGCCCTCTCCCGGGAGTGACGGAGCGATCATCGGCCGGCGGTCTCGCGTCCGCGGCAGGCGGAGCGTACGAGACAGGCGGCGTGTGAAAACGTTCCCCGGAGGTCCATCCCTCCTCCGGGGAACACCTGCGAGGGACGGTGGAGTACGACCGCCGCAGGAGGCTCAAGGAATGTTCGTCGGAGGGGAGCTTTGCAGTTCGACCCTCGTATCGCGTGCGGGAGGCTGGCTGTCCGGAAGCGGCCGGAACTGGCTGGCAACTGAGACTCAATCTCAATGAGGTGGGAGTATGCCGGGGGACGAGGGGCATTGCAAGCCTGCGAACGACCCGCCGCCACAGATTTCAGGTGACCTCAAGTTTCCGCGGCGGGGTCACCGAGGAACGTGCTCGCAATCGATCCGAAGCCTTCGAGGGACAGGCAGCCTCTTCGGCCCGAAGGTCCTGATGGGAACCATCGGTCGAATGCGGCCGGGACCCGACCATCAAGCGTGTCCCGAAAGTCGGTGGAGAGCTCCGAACGCAGCAACAAGGGCGCGCGTTCTTCGAGGTGCCGTCATCGGGAGGGCGAGGCTCCGGCCGAGCCGCGGCGGTGGAGCACGTGCCCGATCGCCCCTTCGCCCCAGCTCGAACGGAGCTTTGATGGCGGAAGCGTCCGTCTCAGACTCCGTCAAGACAAAGGGAACACGTTTACGAACCCTCGCGGCTCAGCAGGAGCTTCGCCCTCCCGGTCCCCGGCGTCGGGCTTCCCCGGCCGACTTTCACGCACACCACCATCGCCGCCATGCCTTCGCGTTTCCTTCCCGCTCTCCGCGTCAGACTCGAACAGAACGATCCCGGAACGCACAATCTCCTTGGATGCGGACGCGGGCCGTCCGCTCCGAGGCCACGCCTCCGATTCGCGGCTCCCTCCTCCCGATGAAAGGCGCCCGATGAACGTCCTGCTCTTCAATGCCGGTTCGAGCAGTCTCAAGTGCAGCCTGATGGCGTCCGGGACCGGGGCGGTCCTCGCTCACGCGGTCGCCGACTGGGCCGGCGCGAAGGACGGCGGGCAGCCCCGCTACACCTTCGGCCGGGGTTCGGACGCACCGACCTCACAGAGCGTCGACTGGCACGGCTACGCCGCCGCCGCAGACGCCTTCCTCCGGGACCTCAGGAAGTCGGGGACGCTCGCGGGCCTCCACGAGATCGGAGCCGCCGGCCACCGGATCGTCCACGGCGGCACCTTCCGCGAGGCGGTCCGGATCACGGCGGACG of Planctomyces sp. SH-PL14 contains these proteins:
- a CDS encoding PepSY-associated TM helix domain-containing protein, translated to MRWLHIYVSLIGFAALMFFAVTGITLNHPTWFGGDVQTVTELKGSLPTAWVAPRPMEAAPEGAESDPAASETGAAPANETVAKLEVVEHLRKEHGLRGAVSEFRIDDYECMVLFKGPGYAADVFIDRAAGTYNATQTVMGLMAVMNDLHKGRDSGEVWSWVIDVTALLMVFVSITGFVLIFYLRRKRMSGVLTAVVGTIVLVVIAILWVP
- a CDS encoding DUF2271 domain-containing protein, yielding MRFRLSILSFPRLRVASLRAAGVMGTALAVWTSSAPAETFTFHRERVLGTSLEVRVDADSSAAAERAEAVVLKEIERLSGILSVYDPASELSRWQRSGGGESVAISPELLEVLQASERWTRASGGAFQPATESLTRLWRSAAATGTAPSDAVLKETTVALTQPHWQLNATEGRARKIGSVPLNFDALAKGLIVDRACLRAMDEEAVQGALVCIGGDMRAAGSIVERVSVADPHNDAVNAEPIDAVYLHGGGLATSGNYRRGFQVGDRWYSHILDPKTGRPAEGIAGATVVAPTSAEADALATICNVLPPAESLKLIESLPETECLLVLADGSRQESSGWNDRGQPGLFRLGARATQFVAAEDAKGDAKEAKSEENAADGKLLSLVVNITLAKPSEPGYRRPYVAVWLEDADEFPVKTALLFLDNKQPGPRWHRDLIRWYRNDRTRKLADQTDLIGVISGATRGPGEYKAVFDGTDDAGKPLKPGKYTLYLEAAREHGTYQIIRHPLTLGADPIAVTKLKGNVEFESAAYEYRAAVPAAGAPAGESKPAAK
- a CDS encoding kelch repeat-containing protein is translated as MLLRLTLLTFLLLTAMPLSAGDFKRPMPFPNLPEGISSFGAAVAGDHLYVFGGHVGRIPGNSQDSLSPHFVRLNLKTPDAAWETLPMQNSSQSPAILAWEGKIYRVGGLSFDNRQGEATVYHSLDEFSRFDPETKSWTNLPSLPKPRSSLDAAVVDGKVYVVGGWNLQGTNVMEAPWHEDALVYNLASDKGEWKPIAKPPFVKRALAVAAHDHKVWVLGGMTQSNQITSLVHAYDPKTDTWTEGPAVKGKSQFAAFALSAFGCGGKLCYTGSDGILYTLDEGKSEWVPEERLLYPRSFLRLVADEGSTLFAVAGISRSAYVPTVEAIDLAADKHAVPKLSEWPVPFAGKVVQGQIPFLTGNSLYAFGGNNSRNPHDFSKEAIVDEAYRFDLATRAVEKLPPLPSAVQSGAAFLAGERIDQSIYVLGGIANPGEKYQSADTIFRYRLRSKGWTDEVGHLPGPRSMFSVVSQGEAAWIFGGSQVTGHGGGLIAETWKWSGSPETPAEVVTEAAIPTRRRSFGAAVLNGKFYAVGGLGEESTIVDAVDVYDFEAKAWAKGTSPKVARVFPSLAVAGGKLYLSGGFAKVDGHFQKVDSVEAFDPQSNAWTVAFEKLPFDAASRTMVEYQDRLLFYGLDPEKEGIAHIALLDPAPESRDYGVEPAGGMDRGNTRSAGSELVARLMRMDRNGDGQLTKDEVGERFRPLIERADANKDGFATKEEIEASAATESPPAGPFTTDGSGDRSPERMAARALEEHDANKDGKLDRSELEAYFQSRAAERPMRRGGGGSREGNGPPREGTTGTAPASPPATAPR